A genomic stretch from Deltaproteobacteria bacterium includes:
- a CDS encoding pyruvate synthase subunit beta — protein sequence MTAEALKNFTKITAKTIPEVEPFASGHRACQGCGEVLALRLLMKAIGPEMVAVSCTGCMEVVSSTFPQTSWRVPWIHAAFENAAAVASGVEAAHKVMIRKGYLPKKRIPVVAIAGDGGTADIGLQALSGALERGHDFVYVCLDNEAYMNTGIQRSSATPFGAMTTTTPPGKYSQGQHTQKKNMPAIAAAHDIPYVATASPAYHLDLMNKIRKAVAIEGPAYVHIFSPCPTGWRMRPELAVESARLAVRTRVFPLYEIINGKYILNRKVNKPKPLQEYFQPQGRFRHLDEKTVAKIENRVNAEYEKIAKRAEADAPEE from the coding sequence ATGACAGCCGAAGCTCTAAAAAATTTCACTAAGATAACAGCCAAGACCATCCCTGAGGTCGAGCCCTTTGCCTCCGGTCATCGCGCCTGCCAGGGCTGTGGCGAGGTCCTGGCCTTGAGACTGCTTATGAAGGCCATCGGCCCGGAAATGGTGGCTGTCTCCTGCACGGGGTGCATGGAAGTGGTTTCCTCCACCTTCCCTCAGACCTCATGGCGGGTGCCCTGGATTCATGCGGCCTTTGAGAATGCGGCCGCAGTGGCCTCTGGAGTGGAAGCCGCCCATAAGGTCATGATACGCAAGGGGTATCTCCCCAAAAAGAGGATTCCGGTGGTGGCCATCGCGGGTGACGGCGGCACGGCCGATATCGGCCTCCAGGCCCTGTCCGGGGCCCTGGAACGCGGTCATGACTTCGTATATGTCTGCCTGGACAATGAAGCCTACATGAACACGGGCATCCAGCGTTCTTCAGCCACGCCCTTTGGCGCCATGACCACGACCACGCCTCCGGGGAAATATTCCCAGGGACAGCATACCCAGAAGAAGAACATGCCTGCCATCGCAGCCGCTCATGACATCCCCTACGTCGCCACGGCTTCCCCGGCTTACCACCTCGATCTCATGAACAAAATCAGAAAGGCGGTCGCCATCGAGGGTCCGGCTTATGTCCATATCTTCTCCCCCTGCCCGACCGGCTGGCGCATGAGGCCGGAGCTGGCCGTGGAAAGCGCCCGGCTGGCGGTGCGAACCCGCGTTTTTCCGCTCTATGAGATCATTAACGGAAAGTATATCCTGAACCGCAAGGTCAACAAGCCTAAGCCGCTCCAGGAATACTTTCAGCCTCAAGGCCGCTTCCGGCACCTGGATGAAAAGACCGTGGCTAAGATTGAAAATCGGGTCAATGCCGAGTATGAGAAGATTGCGAAGCGGGCAGAGGCAGACGCGCCTGAGGAGTAG